Part of the Sulfurirhabdus autotrophica genome, ATGCCTGACCGGATTGAGGCAGGTACCTTCCTGGTTGCGGCTGCAGCTACTGGCGGCAAGATCATGCTGAAAGATACGCGCACAGATATCATGGATGCAGTGCTTGAAAAGCTGCGTGAGGCCGGCGCTAAAATTGAAGCGGGCGAGGACTGGATCAGTCTGGAAATGACCGGACGGCCAAAAGCAGTGAATGTGCGTACTGCACCTTATCCTGCTTTCCCTACGGATATGCAGGCCCAGTTTATGGTGTTGAACGTGATTGCGGAAGGTACGGCAATCATGACTGAAACCATTTTCGAAAATCGATTCATGCATGTGCAGGAACTGCAGCGTATGGGTGCGGGAATTGAAGTGGAAGGTAATGCTGCCGTTGTGCGTGGAGTACCTGAGCTTAGTGGCGCAACTGTCATGGCGACGGATCTGCGCGCATCGGCGAGTCTGGTGATTGCTGGCCTGAGTGCGCAAGGCGAAACAGTGGTGGACCGTATTTACCATCTGGATCGCGGTTATGAATGTATCGAGGAAAAGCTGTCGCAGTTAGGTGGGCGCATCAAACGCGTCCATTAAAGACTTACACATAAGCTCGTATCCGCAGTATCTTGATTATTGTAAGGCAGTTTAACCCATTGTTCTGTCTGCGGTCTGGATGTGCTCTGTGGTAATATTATATTTTTGCACCTATTAGAGATTACGTAATTGAATAGTATTACCATTGCCCTTTCCAAGGGTCGTATATTCGAAGAAACCACACCGTTATTAAAAGCGGCAGGCATTGTTCCGTTAGATGATCCTGAATCTTCACGTAAACTGATTCTGGATACGAATCGCCCGGATGTAAGGTTGATTATCGTGCGAGCCTCTGATGTGCCGACCTATGTCCAGTATGGTGCAGCTGATCTGGGAATCGCTGGTAAGGATGTGTTGTATGAGCACGGCGGTGCAGGGTTGTATGAACCCCTGGATTTGCAGATAGCCCGTTGCCGGATGATGGTGGCAGTGCAGAACGGATTTGATTATCAGCAGGCAGTGACCAAAGGCGCCCGTTTACGTGTGGCAACCAAATATGTCCAGACTGCTCGGGAACATTTTGCGCGCAAAGGTGTGCATGTTGACCTGATAAAATTGTATGGTTCCATGGAGCTGGCACCGCTAGTTGGTCTGGCTGATGCCATTGTTGATTTGGTGAGTAGCGGCAATACCCTGAAAGCGAATGATCTAGTGGCAGTAGAAGAAATCATGGATATCAGCTCGCGTCTCGTCGTCAATCAGGCTGCGCTCAAGCTGAAACGCGCACAGATTCAACCGATACTGGATACCTTTGCAGACGCTGTCAGACAGCAGGCCGGGAAGTAGTCTGGCCTGGAAATAGTCTTAACTCGTAGTCGTTAATACCGTCAAAAAAGTTGACTCAAATCATGTTAAACATCAAACGATATAACACCACACAGCCAGACTTTGATGCGCAACTGGTTCAATTGCTCGCATTTGAAGGCGCGCAAGATGCTGCTATTGATCATGTTGTTGCAGATATATTAGCGGATGTGAAAAAGCGTGGCGATGCTGCGGTGATGGAATATAGTCAGCGCTTTGATCGACTGTCGGCAAAAAGCATGAGCGAACTATCGCTTCCCAAAGAGCGTCTTGAAGAAGCGCTGCGTAATTTGCCTGCTGAACAACGCGATGCGTTGGAGCAGGCTGCGCACAGGGTGCGTACCTATCATGATCGTCAATTAATGGCGTCCTGGAGTTATACCGAAGAAGACGGCACTATGCTGGGCCAGCAAATCACCGCCCTTGACCGCGTAGGCCTTTATGTACCTGGAGGTAAAGCGGCCTATCCCTCTTCTGTGTTAATGAACGCAATCCCGGCTAAAGTAGCGGGTGTAGCGGAATTGATCATGGTCGTGCCAACACCTGATGGTCAGTTAAATGAACTGGTTCTGGCTGCTGCAGCAGTGTGTGGCGTTGATCGAGTATTTACAATTGGTGGCGCGCAAGCCGTGGCTGCTCTGGCGTACGGAACTGAAAGCGTACCGCAAGTGGATAAGATTGTTGGCCCCGGTAATGCCTATGTAGCGGCTGCAAAGCGCAGGGTATTCGGCGTAGTGGGAATTGATATGGTGGCCGGTCCCTCAGAAATTCTGGTGATTTGTGATGGAAAAACCGATCCGGACTGGATCGCCATGGATCTGTTTTCCCAGGCAGAGCACGATGAACTGGCGCAATCTATTTTACTCTCGCCGGATGGCGCGTTTCTGGATGCTGTGGCAGCTAGCATTGATCGTCTGTTGGAAGATATGCCACGTAAAGCGGTGATTCGTGAATCACTGGAAAATCGAGGGGCACTGATTCAGGTGAAAGATCTGGATGAGGCAGTTCGTATTGCAAATTATATAGCCCCGGAACACCTCGAGCTTTCCATGGACGAGCCTGAGCTATGGGCAAAAAAAATCAAGCATGCCGGTGCAATTTTTATGGGGCGTATGACCTGTGAAGCTTTGGGCGATTATTGTGCGGGGCCCAACCACGTGCTGCCCACTTCTCGCACCGCGCGTTTTTCCTCCCCGCTGGGTGTGTATGATTTTCAGAAGCGTACCAGCCTGATTCAGGTGTCTAAGCAAGGTGCGGTAACGTTGGGGAAGGTAGCTGCTACTTTGGCCTATGGAGAAGGATTGCAAGCCCATGCCAGATCTGCTGAATATCGGATGAAGAGCTAGTTATTCACAGGCTGACTGATTATGTTAGCCTTAAACCATTTTTCATGAAATAAATGATGTTGCCTAAGCCTGACTCAATCATTCGAGACGAAATCCTTTCACTGAAAGCCTATCATGTTCCGGTCAGTACCGGCATGATCAAGCTGGATGCAATGGAGAACCCCTATAGTTTGCCAGCAGACCTGCAGGCGAAAATCTCGGAACTAGTATCCAGCACACCGATGAATCGTTATCCTGATCCTGGCGCGATTGCGCTCAAGGAAAGCTTGCGTAAAGCAATGGATATTCCGGTCGGAATGGACTTGATGCTGGGTAACGGCTCAGATGAGTTGATTCAAATCATTGCTATGGCAGTCGCCAAGCCTGATGCTGTCTTGCTTAGTATTGAACCCTCATTTGTGATGTACAAGATGATAGCGACATTCACGGGTATGCGTTACGTGGGGGTGCCGCTCAATGCTGATTTTTCGCTGGATATGCAGCGGATACTGGCAGAAATTGAGCAAAATCAGCCAGCAGTGATCTTTATCGCCTACCCCAATAACCCTACCGGCAATCTGTTTGACGCTGAGGACATATCGCGTATCATAGAAGCTGCACCGGGGCTTGTCATCGTCGATGAGGCTTATCACGCATTCGCTGGTACAAGCTTTTTGCCCCGTTTGGCACAATACCCGAATTTGCTGGTGATGCGTACGTTATCCAAGCTGGGACTTGCCGGGTTGCGACTGGGATTTATGGCAGGTAGCGCGGATTGGATAGTGCAATTGGAAAAATTGCGCTTACCCTATAATATCAACGTGTTAACGCAGGTGGTTGCGCAAACTGTGTTGGAACATATTGATGTTCTGACGCAACAGGCTAAATCGATTATGGTACAGCGGGCAGTGCTCAAAACCCAACTGGAAACTATCCCGGGTATTGAAGTGTTCCCAAGTGATGCAAATTTTATTCTGATTCGCGTGCCTCAAGCAGATAGCGTATTTGAAGGAATCAGGCAGCGTGGTGTGTTGATCAAGAATCTGAACAATGGTCATCCGTTGTTGAATAACTGTTTGCGTGTGACTGTAGGCACTGAACAGGAAAATGAACAATTCATTCAGGTATTAATGAATAGCCTGTAAGATTTATATTTTGGAAAGATGTTTAAAGTAAGCCTATGTTGCGCTTTAAAGATGAGTGATTGAAACTCAGCCAGATATCCATACAACTTAATTACTTTATATTTGAGGCATGTCATGCGCGAAGCGCAAGTTACCCGAAACACTCTTGAAACGCAGATCAGCGTTAAGATTAATCTGGATGGTACCGGTAAAGCGGTTCTCAATAGCGGTGTTCCTTTTCTGGATCATATGCTTGATCAGATTGCCCGCCATGGACTGGTTGATATTGAAGTAGCCGCCAAAGGTGATTTGCATATCGATGCACATCACACCGTGGAAGATATCGGTATTACGCTCGGCCAGGCCGTTGCCAAGGCCATTGGCGACAAAAAAGGGATTCGTCGTTATGGTCACGCTTATGTTCCTCTGGATGAAGCATTGTCCCGCGTAGTGATGGATCTGTCCGGTCGCCCTGGGCTGACTATGGGTGTCGAATTTACCCGTGGCAGAATCGGAGATTTTGATGTGGATCTGATCAGCGAATTTTTCCAGGGCTTTGTTAATCATGCGCTGGTCACGCTGCATATTGATAATTTGCGCGGTAAAAATGCCCATCATCAGGCAGAAACCATATTTAAAGCGTTTGGACGCGCATTGCGCATGGCTGTTGAAATGGATGATCGTATGGCCGGGCAGATGCCTTCAACCAAGGGTGCGTTGTGATAGATATTGCTGTAGTTGATTATGGAATGGGCAACCTGCGCTCTGTTTCAAAGGCATTGGAACACGTAGCGCCCAGTGTCTCTGTCAGCGTCACCTCTGATCCGGATGTGATTGCAAAAGCTGGGAGAATTGTTTTTCCCGGAGTAGGGGCAATGCCGGATTGTATTCACGAACTGGAAGCACGGGGATTACGTGAAGCTGTCATCGAGGCATCCAAAACCAAACCGTTTCTGGGTATTTGCCTGGGCATGCAAGCACTGTTTGAATTCAGTGAAGAAGGCAATGTAGCAGGTCTGGGTATTATGCCTGGAAAGGTGTTGCGTTTCCCCAATGAGCTGATGGTGGATGAAAAGGGTGAGAAGCTTAAAGTACCTCATATTGGCTGGAACGAGGTGCATCAGGTGCAGCAGCACCCCTTATGGACAGGCATACCTGAAGGTTCTCGCTTCTACTTTGTGCATAGTTATTATGTTGAAGCAGGGACGCCGGACCTGGTTGCAGCATTCACTGTTTATCCCTTCCCATTCACCAGCGCTGTTGCGCGTGATAATGTGTTTGCCGTACAGTTCC contains:
- the hisG gene encoding ATP phosphoribosyltransferase; amino-acid sequence: MNSITIALSKGRIFEETTPLLKAAGIVPLDDPESSRKLILDTNRPDVRLIIVRASDVPTYVQYGAADLGIAGKDVLYEHGGAGLYEPLDLQIARCRMMVAVQNGFDYQQAVTKGARLRVATKYVQTAREHFARKGVHVDLIKLYGSMELAPLVGLADAIVDLVSSGNTLKANDLVAVEEIMDISSRLVVNQAALKLKRAQIQPILDTFADAVRQQAGK
- the hisD gene encoding histidinol dehydrogenase, with the translated sequence MLNIKRYNTTQPDFDAQLVQLLAFEGAQDAAIDHVVADILADVKKRGDAAVMEYSQRFDRLSAKSMSELSLPKERLEEALRNLPAEQRDALEQAAHRVRTYHDRQLMASWSYTEEDGTMLGQQITALDRVGLYVPGGKAAYPSSVLMNAIPAKVAGVAELIMVVPTPDGQLNELVLAAAAVCGVDRVFTIGGAQAVAALAYGTESVPQVDKIVGPGNAYVAAAKRRVFGVVGIDMVAGPSEILVICDGKTDPDWIAMDLFSQAEHDELAQSILLSPDGAFLDAVAASIDRLLEDMPRKAVIRESLENRGALIQVKDLDEAVRIANYIAPEHLELSMDEPELWAKKIKHAGAIFMGRMTCEALGDYCAGPNHVLPTSRTARFSSPLGVYDFQKRTSLIQVSKQGAVTLGKVAATLAYGEGLQAHARSAEYRMKS
- the hisC gene encoding histidinol-phosphate transaminase; this translates as MMLPKPDSIIRDEILSLKAYHVPVSTGMIKLDAMENPYSLPADLQAKISELVSSTPMNRYPDPGAIALKESLRKAMDIPVGMDLMLGNGSDELIQIIAMAVAKPDAVLLSIEPSFVMYKMIATFTGMRYVGVPLNADFSLDMQRILAEIEQNQPAVIFIAYPNNPTGNLFDAEDISRIIEAAPGLVIVDEAYHAFAGTSFLPRLAQYPNLLVMRTLSKLGLAGLRLGFMAGSADWIVQLEKLRLPYNINVLTQVVAQTVLEHIDVLTQQAKSIMVQRAVLKTQLETIPGIEVFPSDANFILIRVPQADSVFEGIRQRGVLIKNLNNGHPLLNNCLRVTVGTEQENEQFIQVLMNSL
- the hisB gene encoding imidazoleglycerol-phosphate dehydratase HisB, which gives rise to MREAQVTRNTLETQISVKINLDGTGKAVLNSGVPFLDHMLDQIARHGLVDIEVAAKGDLHIDAHHTVEDIGITLGQAVAKAIGDKKGIRRYGHAYVPLDEALSRVVMDLSGRPGLTMGVEFTRGRIGDFDVDLISEFFQGFVNHALVTLHIDNLRGKNAHHQAETIFKAFGRALRMAVEMDDRMAGQMPSTKGAL
- the hisH gene encoding imidazole glycerol phosphate synthase subunit HisH → MIDIAVVDYGMGNLRSVSKALEHVAPSVSVSVTSDPDVIAKAGRIVFPGVGAMPDCIHELEARGLREAVIEASKTKPFLGICLGMQALFEFSEEGNVAGLGIMPGKVLRFPNELMVDEKGEKLKVPHIGWNEVHQVQQHPLWTGIPEGSRFYFVHSYYVEAGTPDLVAAFTVYPFPFTSAVARDNVFAVQFHPEKSQAAGLTLLGNFVIWDGKVTQGSCQPEDGTCSF